A window of Vibrio ishigakensis contains these coding sequences:
- a CDS encoding peptidylprolyl isomerase → MKLHKSLALTTFLIVFLLLIIKSISFNREIIIVDDNLIFEYFHINHNVQKKETVNEITKSFNQKESDSIYDKIIHDEILFQYGLNKEIYRTDPSIKSIIIDRARNSLELSLIADIKINNETLRNFYLSKPQKYRVDDLISLTVINLESPASKESIDNFSIEKASELSTVFNMPNTITKANRERLINIFGMNSAKIIFDSINEDNEWLGPFETRHGWHYMNITNYSPGRLQSYEEVSEEVFNDFLILKLKEEYHEKIEKMKKHYRVMIESEL, encoded by the coding sequence ATGAAACTTCACAAATCTTTAGCACTCACGACATTCCTAATAGTTTTCTTACTTTTGATAATAAAGAGCATCTCATTTAATCGAGAAATAATTATCGTTGATGATAACTTGATATTTGAGTATTTTCACATAAACCATAATGTACAAAAAAAAGAGACGGTAAACGAAATAACCAAATCATTTAACCAAAAAGAAAGTGACAGTATTTATGACAAAATCATACACGACGAAATATTGTTTCAGTATGGTTTGAACAAGGAAATTTATAGGACAGATCCAAGTATCAAAAGCATAATAATAGATAGAGCAAGAAATAGTTTAGAGCTTTCTCTTATCGCTGATATTAAAATCAACAATGAGACACTTAGAAACTTCTACCTAAGTAAACCTCAGAAATATCGAGTTGATGATTTAATTTCCTTGACGGTTATTAATTTAGAAAGTCCAGCCAGTAAGGAATCAATTGATAACTTTTCTATAGAGAAAGCATCGGAGTTATCAACTGTATTTAACATGCCAAATACAATAACAAAAGCGAATAGAGAACGACTTATTAACATCTTCGGTATGAACAGCGCAAAAATTATATTTGATAGCATTAATGAAGATAATGAATGGTTGGGCCCATTTGAGACAAGGCATGGGTGGCACTATATGAATATAACCAACTATAGTCCTGGTCGACTTCAAAGTTATGAAGAGGTCTCTGAGGAGGTATTTAATGACTTTCTAATATTGAAACTTAAGGAAGAATATCACGAAAAGATAGAGAAAATGAAAAAACACTATCGTGTGATGATTGAATCGGAGTTATAA
- a CDS encoding LysR family transcriptional regulator — protein MDSRHLKHFVTVAELGHFTKAAKELHIAQPALSISIKKFEQQLGVELFRREERSVTLTDEGKVLFEHAKRVLQQIDDAKLAIDELRGLEKGEVRLGAPSMMGSYFFPQVLMAFKSHYPNLKLTLIDAGTRSIRKMLLDGELDIGVINNENVPDDLETDHLLNVEMVAVLGPEHALAKRKSISFDEFFEHELAMFKPGYFHRDFVEKKALEHDKEMKFSFETNLLPMILSIVKHEFAITALLKLVTEHEKDVVGVPFDEPVNLGLSLAWRKNGYLSIADRTFIEFVKQYV, from the coding sequence ATGGACTCCCGACACCTAAAGCACTTTGTTACCGTTGCAGAGCTTGGTCATTTTACTAAGGCGGCCAAGGAGCTGCATATTGCTCAGCCGGCGCTGAGTATCTCCATCAAGAAATTCGAGCAGCAGCTTGGGGTGGAGCTGTTTCGCCGTGAAGAGCGAAGCGTTACCCTTACCGATGAGGGTAAGGTGTTGTTTGAACACGCCAAGCGAGTGCTTCAACAAATCGATGATGCCAAACTTGCTATCGATGAGCTAAGAGGTCTTGAAAAAGGCGAGGTAAGACTAGGCGCTCCTAGCATGATGGGTTCGTATTTCTTTCCTCAGGTGTTGATGGCGTTTAAATCCCACTACCCTAACCTAAAGCTCACCTTGATTGATGCGGGTACTCGCTCTATTCGAAAGATGCTATTAGATGGCGAGTTGGATATTGGGGTTATCAACAATGAAAACGTACCGGACGATCTGGAGACCGACCACCTGCTGAACGTTGAGATGGTGGCCGTGTTGGGGCCAGAGCACGCTCTAGCCAAGCGAAAAAGTATCAGCTTTGATGAGTTCTTTGAACATGAACTGGCGATGTTCAAGCCTGGTTATTTCCATCGTGATTTTGTGGAGAAGAAAGCCCTTGAGCACGACAAAGAGATGAAGTTCTCTTTTGAAACCAATCTCTTGCCCATGATACTCAGCATAGTGAAGCATGAGTTTGCCATAACGGCGCTACTTAAATTAGTAACCGAGCATGAGAAGGATGTCGTAGGCGTACCCTTTGATGAACCAGTCAATCTTGGACTTTCTCTCGCTTGGCGTAAGAACGGCTATTTATCTATTGCCGACCGCACCTTCATCGAGTTCGTGAAGCAATATGTTTAG
- a CDS encoding MFS transporter, whose amino-acid sequence MIELGIQDYRRVTLSLALGSFIVFCNLYLFQPMLPYMAEHFSVSETQINWLFAATTLALSVSLVPWAVASEAVGRKRVMFAGLLAMPVIGLGMLVSPSLISLVIMRAMMGVALAAFASVAVAYMVEELSPRAFGQAIGGYIAANSLGGITGRIVGGTLTDALGWQQAIIVMAVFTLIAGILVCLMLPKQKHFTPQKGMLRYHNRALVKHLQNKTIWLAMLIGGVNFALFVNLYSVMGFRLVQEPHSLPIGLASLIFLCYLPGTLSSKLTSVWNRNNQPISGMVCGTVVSLLGMLVAYIDLIPFMVLGLALISCGAFFTHTLAYAWVSQKATSAKATATALYLVHYYVGGSLGGFFLIYCWQNGGWGYVIGGGLVLYMVAFGLCYLLQSVHQSSIAVGHNLEPKISH is encoded by the coding sequence ATGATTGAATTGGGCATCCAAGACTACCGCCGCGTCACCCTAAGCCTCGCACTAGGCTCATTCATTGTGTTCTGCAATCTGTACCTATTCCAACCAATGCTTCCCTATATGGCTGAGCACTTCTCGGTATCGGAAACCCAGATAAACTGGCTGTTTGCAGCAACTACCTTGGCATTGTCCGTAAGCCTAGTTCCTTGGGCGGTAGCGTCCGAAGCGGTAGGTCGAAAGCGTGTCATGTTCGCAGGCCTTCTCGCCATGCCGGTCATTGGCTTAGGCATGCTTGTCTCGCCATCCCTCATCAGCCTAGTCATCATGCGCGCCATGATGGGAGTTGCACTGGCTGCTTTTGCCTCAGTTGCCGTGGCTTACATGGTGGAAGAACTATCACCAAGAGCTTTTGGACAGGCGATAGGGGGCTATATAGCCGCAAACTCACTTGGTGGCATCACCGGGCGTATCGTAGGAGGCACCTTAACCGACGCCCTAGGCTGGCAACAAGCCATTATCGTCATGGCGGTATTTACCCTAATTGCAGGCATCCTTGTTTGCTTGATGCTTCCAAAACAAAAGCACTTCACCCCGCAAAAAGGCATGCTCCGCTACCACAACCGTGCACTAGTGAAGCACCTCCAAAACAAAACCATCTGGCTAGCAATGCTCATCGGTGGCGTTAACTTTGCTTTGTTCGTAAACCTCTACTCAGTAATGGGCTTTCGCTTGGTTCAAGAGCCACACTCACTACCAATCGGCTTAGCCTCACTAATCTTCCTTTGTTATCTACCTGGCACTCTAAGCTCCAAACTCACCTCAGTTTGGAATAGAAACAATCAACCAATATCAGGAATGGTCTGCGGAACTGTTGTTAGCTTGCTGGGTATGCTGGTGGCTTATATCGACCTCATACCTTTCATGGTCTTAGGACTGGCTCTAATAAGTTGCGGCGCCTTCTTCACACATACCTTGGCTTACGCATGGGTAAGTCAGAAAGCGACCAGTGCCAAAGCGACTGCTACTGCGCTTTATCTTGTTCACTACTATGTGGGCGGAAGTTTGGGTGGGTTCTTCCTGATCTACTGCTGGCAAAATGGTGGGTGGGGTTATGTGATTGGTGGTGGGTTAGTTTTGTATATGGTGGCGTTTGGGCTTTGTTATTTACTTCAATCGGTCCATCAAAGTTCTATCGCAGTAGGACATAATTTGGAGCCTAAGATATCACATTGA
- a CDS encoding metallophosphoesterase family protein, with translation MKNRILALSLVAITACNSSNNENEAEEIPTIGYAIDDFVLNGQVVAKSLDSSDYKTTKTGELGQLVFSGENSLIEGETYLITVSGGVLDKDGIYETRDHQVSFVGKELSILIKGGQAEEFIINPFTTGITNYVIENRLDYGSYQNLMNMLPADVQVLNRVSSPKLKNVSQVGYAIGHFTQSAAWGDLHLKGLDNIVDSLSDTGTFDRNNVVTYSDAINLASAAVRYGASSADFVTSTGQYAYDLNNDHEEIVVGLMPDTQARGQAWLLQDGLMHRYANEGVELVLAVGDLTNTNTQEEYDHWLRVMNNYTNTNNMKVLPVRGNHENEWWLPDGGSNIYIQNVGHLIEDAEHLPGYENLTYAYKYKNILVISVDVYIHNNQYEFDSGKSAFVTAFPWMKEMVAKYHDEVDHIILMTHEPLFGRYYPGQRENIDKATNGAWDGDPNEIGIKQRERIQKFLADNNILYVSGHDHQYSRSAILIDETRKLTEDRIKNQESTNRVF, from the coding sequence TTGAAAAATAGAATATTGGCCCTCTCGTTAGTAGCTATAACTGCTTGTAATAGTAGTAATAATGAAAACGAAGCAGAGGAAATTCCGACTATAGGCTACGCGATAGATGATTTTGTGCTAAACGGGCAGGTTGTTGCGAAAAGCCTAGATAGCTCAGACTATAAAACAACAAAGACTGGAGAGTTGGGCCAACTAGTCTTCAGTGGTGAGAACTCTCTTATTGAAGGAGAAACATACCTTATTACCGTCAGTGGCGGTGTACTGGATAAAGATGGTATCTATGAGACGCGAGATCATCAGGTGAGCTTCGTTGGGAAAGAACTGAGTATCCTTATAAAAGGAGGACAAGCTGAAGAGTTTATTATCAACCCCTTTACAACTGGGATAACGAATTATGTGATTGAGAATAGACTAGACTATGGTTCCTATCAAAATCTGATGAACATGCTGCCTGCGGATGTACAAGTTTTGAATAGAGTTTCATCACCAAAGTTAAAAAACGTTAGCCAAGTTGGGTATGCCATTGGACATTTCACTCAAAGTGCTGCTTGGGGTGACCTTCATCTTAAAGGCTTAGACAATATAGTTGACTCACTTTCCGATACCGGAACATTTGATAGAAATAATGTCGTTACTTATTCTGATGCTATCAACCTAGCGAGTGCAGCTGTTCGCTATGGCGCTTCGAGTGCAGATTTTGTGACTAGCACAGGTCAGTATGCGTATGATTTAAATAACGATCATGAGGAAATAGTTGTCGGTCTGATGCCAGACACCCAAGCACGCGGTCAAGCTTGGTTACTGCAAGATGGACTTATGCATCGATATGCAAATGAGGGCGTTGAATTAGTTCTGGCAGTAGGTGACTTAACTAATACGAATACTCAAGAAGAGTATGACCATTGGTTACGAGTGATGAACAATTATACGAACACAAATAACATGAAAGTGTTACCTGTTCGTGGTAACCACGAAAATGAATGGTGGTTACCTGATGGAGGATCCAACATTTACATCCAAAATGTTGGTCACCTGATAGAGGATGCTGAACATTTACCTGGGTATGAAAACCTGACCTATGCATATAAGTATAAGAATATATTGGTTATTTCAGTAGATGTTTACATTCATAACAATCAATATGAATTTGACTCAGGTAAGTCTGCATTTGTAACTGCATTCCCTTGGATGAAGGAAATGGTAGCCAAGTATCATGATGAAGTCGACCATATTATTTTAATGACTCATGAACCTTTATTTGGACGTTACTATCCAGGCCAGCGAGAAAATATTGATAAAGCAACCAATGGAGCTTGGGATGGAGACCCTAATGAGATTGGAATTAAACAGCGTGAGCGAATTCAAAAGTTTTTAGCTGACAATAATATCTTGTATGTCTCTGGTCATGACCATCAATATTCTCGTTCGGCTATCCTTATTGACGAAACCCGAAAATTGACTGAAGACAGAATCAAGAATCAAGAATCAACCAATAGAGTATTTTGA
- a CDS encoding sugar diacid recognition domain-containing protein, with amino-acid sequence MQLNSLIAKQIVDRAKKIIKYSINVMDENGVIIGSSDPSRLHQTHEGALLAIRDNRTLEINDSVASTLSGVKKGINLPIIYDGKVIGVVGVSGTPDDVRSYGELVKMTAELIVEQAALMSQVQWNKRHREELLLQLIEGSSLNEGQLLSIAQRLDLDLAQPRVATVIKVIPEPGEPVTLEHLQKLVHLLEYPERDNIVGIASVSMNEIVVLKPVTIVNHNWSRKEEQKRVAKLLKRIDNECDFSIQMAIGDYYPGLVGLAKSYETAKATIESSHPSDGPILFYQDRKLSVLVSSIKHDPWRATQLKEPIDKLIVADSKNVLLKTLRTFFEQNCDLAQTCESLHIHRNTLRYRLDKIEQVTALNINNLDEKVQLYLALKCL; translated from the coding sequence ATGCAACTTAACTCCCTTATCGCCAAACAGATCGTCGACCGCGCCAAGAAGATCATCAAATACTCTATTAACGTAATGGATGAAAACGGGGTGATTATTGGCTCAAGCGACCCATCTCGTCTTCATCAGACCCATGAAGGGGCATTGCTGGCGATTCGTGATAACCGCACCTTAGAGATCAACGATTCTGTGGCTTCTACCCTATCTGGAGTAAAGAAAGGCATTAACCTGCCCATTATTTATGATGGGAAGGTTATCGGTGTAGTGGGCGTTTCCGGCACACCTGATGATGTGCGTAGTTATGGTGAGCTAGTAAAAATGACCGCTGAGCTTATCGTTGAACAAGCAGCACTCATGTCTCAGGTTCAGTGGAATAAGCGTCACCGTGAAGAACTGCTTCTGCAACTCATCGAGGGCTCTAGCCTAAATGAAGGCCAGCTACTTTCCATCGCGCAAAGGCTAGATCTCGACCTTGCACAGCCTCGCGTGGCAACCGTTATCAAGGTAATACCAGAGCCCGGCGAGCCAGTAACTTTGGAGCATCTGCAAAAGCTGGTTCATCTTCTCGAATATCCAGAGCGCGACAATATAGTTGGCATTGCCTCGGTGTCGATGAATGAGATCGTGGTGCTTAAGCCTGTGACTATTGTCAATCACAACTGGAGCCGTAAAGAGGAGCAGAAGCGAGTTGCTAAGCTTTTGAAACGTATCGACAACGAGTGTGATTTCTCTATTCAGATGGCGATCGGTGATTACTACCCTGGGCTGGTTGGTCTGGCTAAGTCCTATGAGACTGCCAAGGCGACTATAGAGAGTAGCCACCCAAGCGATGGTCCTATTCTGTTTTATCAAGATAGAAAGCTCTCTGTGCTGGTCAGTAGCATCAAACATGACCCATGGCGCGCCACACAACTCAAAGAACCTATCGATAAATTGATTGTGGCTGACAGTAAAAACGTGCTTTTAAAGACGCTACGCACCTTTTTCGAGCAAAATTGCGATCTGGCTCAAACTTGTGAATCACTCCATATTCATCGTAACACTTTGCGATATCGCCTAGATAAGATAGAGCAGGTAACGGCATTGAATATCAATAACTTAGATGAAAAAGTACAGCTTTATCTTGCGTTAAAATGTTTGTAA